The Gracilinanus agilis isolate LMUSP501 unplaced genomic scaffold, AgileGrace unplaced_scaffold1344, whole genome shotgun sequence nucleotide sequence GGGCCGGGCTCTACCCTCCTGCTCTGTCCCCCCAGGCATGAGGGGCTTCATGACCGCCCACGGCCAGCCTGACCAGCCCCGGGCCGCCCGCTACGTCCTGAAGGACTACGTCAAGGTGAGGGAAGTGTCTCGTGGGGGGCCGCCCCTCCCCCTCTGCTCCCCGAGTCCCCACGCCGAGGGCCCCCAGGGTGGCCGTGAGGGCTGGTTGGGCCCCACAGCAGCCCCGCCTGTGCCTTCCAGGGGAAGCTGCTCTTCTGCCACCCCCCTCCCGGCATCGCCGCCGAGGACTTCCAGCAGCAGCACCGGCCACGGAGGCCGAGCCGGGGGAGGCCGGAGGCTGCGGCCGAGGCACGGAGGCCGGAGCGGGGCCCCCACAAGGCCCGGCAGATCGAGAACGTGGTGGACCGAGCGTTCTTTCACCAGGTGAGGCGGGGAGGGGCCCGGGTTCGAGGGTGCGCGCCATGGAGCGGGGGGACGCCGGGGGGAGCGGCTCGGGATGGCCGGGCCTCCTGCCCCCTCGCAGCCCTCAGTCATGGCTCCCTCGTTCCCCAGGAGAACGTGAGGGCGCTGACCAGGGGCGTGCGGGCCGTGATGGGCCACAGGCCCGCCCCGCCACCCTCTGCCGGCCCCCACGGGGGCTCCGGGAAGCCCTGGAAGAAGCACGGCAACCGGAACAAGAAGGAGAAGGTGCGGCGGCTCACCGGCCACTTGGACGCGTGAATCGGGGGGCCCATGAGTCCGGGGGGGCTGC carries:
- the LOC123254052 gene encoding large subunit GTPase 1 homolog encodes the protein MRGFMTAHGQPDQPRAARYVLKDYVKGKLLFCHPPPGIAAEDFQQQHRPRRPSRGRPEAAAEARRPERGPHKARQIENVVDRAFFHQENVRALTRGVRAVMGHRPAPPPSAGPHGGSGKPWKKHGNRNKKEKVRRLTGHLDA